Part of the Mycolicibacterium thermoresistibile genome, GCGGAGACGTCCCCGTCCGCGGGCTGTTCGGACATCATCCTCCGGAACGCCGACTCGTGCGGCGCCTCCCCGTCGACCGACGACTGGTCCGGGAACGGCAGCTGGTGGATGACGACGTCGTCCGGCACCCTGGCCGGCCCTCGCCGCTGCACCTCGGTGGGGGAGCGCAGATCGGCGATGTCGGTGACGCCGAGGCTGCGCAGGATCCGCCGGCCCGTCTCCTCGAGATGGCTCAGTTCACTGGACCGGAAGAACCGTCCCGGCCGGATTCCGGTCTCCTCGGCTGTGTCCCGGAAGTTCCACGCCCCGGGCAGCGGGTCGGTGCTCAGGAGCTGCTCACCTTGATCGCGGCCGCGGCCAGCGGCGACTTCTCCTTACCCAGCTCGGCGCGGGCGATGGTGCGCATGTGCACCTCGTCCGGCCCGTCGAACAGCCGCATCGCCCGGTGCCACGCGTACAGCCGGGCCAGCGGGAAGTCGTCGGACACCCCGGCGCCGCCGTGCACCTGGATGGCCCGGTCGATCACGTTGCACGCCACCGTGGGTGCGACGGCCTTGATCTGCGCCACCTGCACCTGCGCTTCCTTGTGCTTGTTGCCGAGCTGGTCGATGGTCCAGGCGGCCTTGTGGCACAGCATCCTGGCCTGGTCGATCTCATTGCGGGACTTCGCGATCGCCTCGCGCACCACACCCTGCTCGGCCAGCGGCTTACCGAACGCGACACGTTTCTGCACCCGGTCGACCATCAGCGCCAGGGCGCGTTCGGCGGCGCCCAGGGCGCGCATGCAGTGGTGGATGCGGCCCGGACCCAGCCGGGCCTGGGCGATCGCGAAGCCGGCGCCCTCCTCACCGAGCAGGTTCTCGACCGGCACCCGGACGTTGTCGAACACGATCTCGCAGTGGCCGTGCTGGTCCTGCCAGCCGAACACCGGCAGTGACCGCCTGATGTCCACGCCGGGGGTGTCGGCCGGCACCAGGATCATCGACTGCTGCTGATGGCTCGCCGCATCCGGATTGGTGCGGCCCATGACGATGAGGATCTTGCAGCGCGGGTCGGCGGCGCCGGTGATCCACCACTTGCGACCGTTGATGACGTAGTGGTCGCCGTCGCGCAGCATGGTGGTCTCGATGTTGCGGGCGTCGCTGGAGGCGACGGCCGGCTCGGTCATCGCGAATGCGCTGCGGATCTCCCCGTTGAGCAGCGGTTCCAGCCACTGCTTGCGCTGCTGCTCGTTGGCGAACAGGTGCAGGGTCTCCATGTTGCCGGTGTCGGGGGCGGCGCAGTTGATCGCCTCGGGGGCGATCACGGTGCTCCAGCCGGAGATCTCGGCCAGCGCCGCGTACTCCAGGTTGGTCAGCCCGGAGACCGGCGGCAGGAAGAGGTTCCACAGCCCCCGTTCCCTGGCCTTGACCTTCAGCTCCTCCACGATGGGCGGCACCGTGAAGTCGTTGGGGCCCTTTTCCTCGCGGTATCGGTCGTACTCGGGTTCGGCCGGGAACACGAACTCCGTCATGAACTCGGTCAAACGTTCGCAATAATCCTGAGCTTTAGCCGACAACGCGAAGTCCATGACCGTCACGATATGACATCGGCGAAAACGCTTAAGAGCCTGGTCAGGCTAACCCGGGTACGGCCCCGCATCCGGCGGCGAAGTCCGGCGTGCGGTCGCGGTGGTTGGGCATGCTGGAGGGCATGACCAGAGAACAACTCACCGCCGAGATCATCGCCGCCCGCCTCGCCAAGGGGCTGACCTGGCAGCAGCTCGCCGACGCGATCGACAGGCCCGTGGTGTGGACCACGGCGGCGCTGCTCGGGCAACACCCGATCCCCGCCGACAAGGCGCGCGTGCTCG contains:
- a CDS encoding acyl-CoA dehydrogenase family protein encodes the protein MDFALSAKAQDYCERLTEFMTEFVFPAEPEYDRYREEKGPNDFTVPPIVEELKVKARERGLWNLFLPPVSGLTNLEYAALAEISGWSTVIAPEAINCAAPDTGNMETLHLFANEQQRKQWLEPLLNGEIRSAFAMTEPAVASSDARNIETTMLRDGDHYVINGRKWWITGAADPRCKILIVMGRTNPDAASHQQQSMILVPADTPGVDIRRSLPVFGWQDQHGHCEIVFDNVRVPVENLLGEEGAGFAIAQARLGPGRIHHCMRALGAAERALALMVDRVQKRVAFGKPLAEQGVVREAIAKSRNEIDQARMLCHKAAWTIDQLGNKHKEAQVQVAQIKAVAPTVACNVIDRAIQVHGGAGVSDDFPLARLYAWHRAMRLFDGPDEVHMRTIARAELGKEKSPLAAAAIKVSSS